Proteins encoded within one genomic window of Hevea brasiliensis isolate MT/VB/25A 57/8 chromosome 8, ASM3005281v1, whole genome shotgun sequence:
- the LOC131182117 gene encoding uncharacterized protein LOC131182117, producing MVVVVVMEMEWWWWSNSGDRGGGGGGGDGVVDSGGSGGGGGGVIVMVVVVVMEMEWWWWSNSGDRGGGGGVIVSDSGGGGGRVIVMVVVVVMEMEWWWWRSNSGDRGGGGGDRVVVVVMEWWWSDCGSGGGVIVAVVVLVVE from the exons ATGGTAGTAGTTGTGGTGATGGagatggagtggtggtggtggagtaATAGTGGTGacagaggtggtggtggtggtggtggtgatggagtgGT CGAtagtggtggtagtggtggtggtggtggtggagtgatagtgATGGTAGTAGTTGTGGTGATGGagatggagtggtggtggtggagtaATAGTGGTGacagaggtggtggtggtggagtgatagtg AgcgatagtggtggtggtggtggtagagtGATAGTGATGGTAGTAGTTGTGGTGATGGagatggagtggtggtggtggaggaGTAATAGTGGTGacagaggtggtggtggtggtgatagggtggtggtggtggtgatggagtgGTGGTGGAGTGATTGTGGCAGTGGTGGTGGAGTGATTGTGGCAGTGGTGGTGTTGGTGGTAGAATGA
- the LOC131182118 gene encoding protein FAR-RED IMPAIRED RESPONSE 1-like: MTGLNEGRSYRRQLFDEIFDFSEDDSLLAEDVEEDESAGDQDMNKGGIGAVANTNAIEEGPLTGMLFPCISTMFNFYKEHARLKGFSIFKRPAVNVRGGSRKYQTISCDKGRKAIGAKSSKNLEPSMSRLMVAHRSLNMDMKRRLEANDIAGIRPAKSIRLLEVQAGGPENLSCLSKDCRNFIERKRRLRLGDGDAEAIRKLFVRMQRNDPEFFYSFDLDDDSRLSNVLWVHSRSRAAYEEFSDVVSFDTTYLVNRYKLPFATIVGVNHNGQSILLGCALISHKDANTFKWLFKTWLEAMGDVHPNSILIDQCENMRKAIREVMPNTRHRFCLWHILCKVPEKFRGAIDYDSACLEFKAVIYDSLTIEMFERNWNEFVVKHGLERNEWLSKLYVDREYWVPIYLNHTFWAGMVSTQRSESMHAYFDGYVNSMSTLKQFVEQYQIAMCDKIEKEFYADFKSKNTVVNCISVFEWEQ; the protein is encoded by the exons ATGACGGGGTTAAATGAGGGAAGGTCATACCGTAGGCAAttgtttgatgagatatttgattttagtgaagatgatagTTTGCTCGCTGAAGATGTGGAGGAAGATGAATCAGCTGGTGATCAAGATATGAACAAAGGAGGCATTGGAGCAGTAGCAAACACTAATGCTATTGAAGAAGGTCCTCTGACAGGGATGTTATTTCCTTGTATCAGCACTATGTTCAACTTCTATAAAGAACATGCTAGATTGAAAGGTTTTAGTATTTTTAAAAGACCAGCAGTTAATGTACGGGGTGGATCTCGTAAATATCAAACAATTAGTTGCGATAAAGGAAGGAAAGCAATTGGTGCAAAATCATCAAAAA ATTTGGAACCTTCTATGTCTAGATTGATGGTTGCTCACAGGTCACTGAATATGGATATGAAGAGGAGATTGGAGGCAAACGATATAGCTGGCATAAGACCCGCAAAAAGCATTAGGTTGCTTGAAGTTCAAGCAGGTGGACCAGAAAATTTAAGCTGTTTGTCAAAGGATTGTCGAAACTTCATTGAGCGAAAGAGGAGGCTACGACTTGGTGATGGTGATGCTGAGGCTATACGCAAGTTGTTTGTGAGAATGCAACGAAACGATCCTGAGTTTTTCTATTCATTTGATCTTGATGATGATTCCAGGCTTTCAAATGTTCTATGGGTTCATTCTCGTAGTCGAGCTGCTTACGAGGAATTCAGTGATGTTGTTAGTTTTGACACTACTTACCTTGTTAATCGATACAAGTTGCCATTTGCTACCATTGTTGGAGTAAATCATAATGGGCAATCTATTTTATTAGGATGCGCCTTAATCTCACATAAAGATGCAAACACTTTTAAGTGGTTGTTCAAGACGTGGCTTGAAGCAATGGGAGATGTTCATCCTAATTCTATTCTTATAGATCAATGCGAGAACATGAGGAAAGCCATTAGGGAGGTAATGCCTAATACTAGACACAGATTTTGCTTGTGGCATATATTATGCAAAGTACCTGAGAAGTTTAGGGGTGCTATTGATTATGATAGTGCATGCCTTGAGTTTAAAGCTGTAATATATGATAGCTTAACCATTGAGATGTTTGAGAGAAATTGGAATGAGTTTGTGGTGAAGCATGGGTTGGAAAGAAATGAATGGCTTTCCAAATTATATGTTGATAGGGAGTATTGGGTTCCAATTTATCTCAATCACACATTTTGGGCTGGAATGGTTTCGACTCAAAGGAGTGAGAGCATGCATGCATATTTTGATGGGTATGTTAACTCAATGAGCACACTAAAGCAATTTGTGGAGCAGTATCAGATTGCTATGTGTGACAAGATTGAAAAGGAGTTCTATGCTGATTTCAAATCAAAAAACACAGTTGTAAATTGCATATCTGTTTTTGAATGGGAACAATAG